The Candidatus Bathyarchaeia archaeon sequence CTCACTCCCCGTGAGGCGTTTCTCCTTCAACATTTTAGCTTGACTGTCCGTATACCTCCACAAAATGTCTCCTCTGGATTCAGGTTGGAAGTCCCATGGGGCCACGAGCACCGTGTCCCCGACCTTAATCCAAACTCGTCTCTTCATCTTCCCCCTGATCCTGCACACCCTTGTATGCCCATCATCGCATTTGACGAGCAGCCTATCGTAGCCCAGCATCTGAAGTACGGTGCCCAGGACCTGTCCCTCCGCTGGCAACACCATTTCCCTTAAGACTTCTTCGCTTAACACCTTCTTCTTACCCATCTACGCCTCACGGATCCATGTGAAGAAAGGGGATCCTTGATAATAAATTTAAGGGATCCCACGGTTCACGCGGTAACGTCCCTTAGATCTTCATGAACTGAAGATGGGGCGTGCCGGAGACTTTAATCACAGCCCTCGGGTCGGCGAGGCCTTTTTTCAACGCGGCGTGGACGATGTTTTCCCCGCTGAGGTTGG is a genomic window containing:
- a CDS encoding translation initiation factor eIF-1A, which translates into the protein MGKKKVLSEEVLREMVLPAEGQVLGTVLQMLGYDRLLVKCDDGHTRVCRIRGKMKRRVWIKVGDTVLVAPWDFQPESRGDILWRYTDSQAKMLKEKRLTGSEM